The DNA segment TGCTTCGTTGATGATGTGTTGCTGGCCCATCACCGTGCTTTGAATGAATTTGCCCTTCTTCTCGAGATATCCATCCGCGATCAGAGCTGTAACGATCGTTGATCGCGTCGCATCGGTGCCGATGCCGCTGGTTTCTTTGAGAATCGCGCGCACGGCGGGATCGCTGACGTACTTCGCGACGTTCGCCATGTCCACGACAAGATCACCCTGCGTATAACGCTTGGGCGCCTTGGTCTTCTTCGGCAGCAACGAGACTTCGCCCGTCGTCGCTTGGGCGCCGTTCTTGAGCGGGGGCAGGGCGCTTGCTTCCTCCTGCTCGTCCTCGTCGGGATCTTCGCCGTTGTAGACCGCACGCCAGCCCTTGTCCGTGGGCATCTTGCCGACGACACCGAAGGGCACGCCGGCAGCGTTGAAGGACACGGCGGTTTCGTTGTAGCGGTAATCCGGCAGAAGGCCGGCCAGGTAGCTTTGTGCGATGACGACATAGAGCGTGCGCTCGTCGTCGCTGAGCTGCGCCGGGTCCGGTGCGACGCCTTCGGGGTTCGGCACGATCGCGTGATGTTCCTCGCCCTCGAGCTTCTTCGTGTTGTAGATCGAGTCACGGACTTCATGGCCCTGCACGATGAGCTTGCTCACGTGCGGCGCAAGCGGGCCGATAGTCGCGAGGGTGCGCAGTACGGTCGGGATGCTCGGCGCCTGTTCGTTCGGAATGTAGGCGCCTGCGGTGCGCGGGTATGTGGTGAGCTCGGCGTTGTAGAGGCTCTGCGCCACATCGAGCGTGTGATCGACGTCCCAGCCGAACTTGCTGCTCATGTGCTTTTGCAGCTTGGACAGATTGAACAGGCCTGGCGGGGATTGGCGCTTTTCCTTGGCTTCGACGCCGATCGCGCCCTGTGCGCCGCGGACGCGCTGCACCAATGCTTCTGCCTGGGCGCGATCGAAGATGCGTTGCTCGGGCGCGTGATACAGCTTCACTACCTGGCCGCCGCTCTGCACCTCGAGCTCAAGCTCGTAATAGGTTTGTGCAACGAACCCGGCGATTTGGGCGTCACGACGCACCACAAGCCCCAAGGTGGGGGTTTTGACGCGGCCGACGTGGCGTACAGCTTTCTCGCCACCCGCACGGGCAAGCAACGTGTAAGCGCGCGACAGCGACTTGCCGTGCACATAGTCGCCACGGCCACGTGCAAGTGCGGAGTGATAGAGACCGATGGTTTCGCTGCCATCGCGCAACTGAGCGACGGCCTTGCGGATGCTCACCGGGTCGAGTGCGTTCACCCATAGACGCTTGATCGGCCCGCGGTACTTGAAGTGCTCGAGCAATTCGCGGGCGATGGCTTCACCCTCGGCGCCGGGGTCGGTGGCGATCACGACCTCCGTCGCCTTTTTGATGGCGTCTCCGATGGTCGAAAGTAATGCCTTCTTGTAATCCTCGGCAGGGCCGGTCTTACGCCAGCGCTCGGGGATGATGGGAAGGCTTTCCATCGTCCACTTTTCCCAAGCGGGATTAAGCTGCGCGGGTTCGGGGTCGCCGAGCAAATGGCCCTGCGCGTGAACCACGAGGCC comes from the Dyella sp. BiH032 genome and includes:
- a CDS encoding DNA topoisomerase codes for the protein MRVWICEKKDQAERLAPLLGNAEKGRHCFNTADGLVVHAQGHLLGDPEPAQLNPAWEKWTMESLPIIPERWRKTGPAEDYKKALLSTIGDAIKKATEVVIATDPGAEGEAIARELLEHFKYRGPIKRLWVNALDPVSIRKAVAQLRDGSETIGLYHSALARGRGDYVHGKSLSRAYTLLARAGGEKAVRHVGRVKTPTLGLVVRRDAQIAGFVAQTYYELELEVQSGGQVVKLYHAPEQRIFDRAQAEALVQRVRGAQGAIGVEAKEKRQSPPGLFNLSKLQKHMSSKFGWDVDHTLDVAQSLYNAELTTYPRTAGAYIPNEQAPSIPTVLRTLATIGPLAPHVSKLIVQGHEVRDSIYNTKKLEGEEHHAIVPNPEGVAPDPAQLSDDERTLYVVIAQSYLAGLLPDYRYNETAVSFNAAGVPFGVVGKMPTDKGWRAVYNGEDPDEDEQEEASALPPLKNGAQATTGEVSLLPKKTKAPKRYTQGDLVVDMANVAKYVSDPAVRAILKETSGIGTDATRSTIVTALIADGYLEKKGKFIQSTVMGQQHIINEADPSLSDPSLTALWELRLSEMRAQAPGAMNPDQFVNEVAAVVTRLVNGLRPRVSHAVANRAPTANQIEYIEKLERELAVGAPVEARRSFAAAKAFIDTYAPVLDKLPPSTKAIEFAEKIAAAAGVVVPEQARQERKACAEFIEAHKAALPPRKTTKRKKKS